The Miscanthus floridulus cultivar M001 chromosome 7, ASM1932011v1, whole genome shotgun sequence genome includes a region encoding these proteins:
- the LOC136466616 gene encoding uncharacterized protein, translating to MADKPSRALVLYAAGHAAVLAPPAGSAAAGSHLDAFASRASCGLLTLRSPPASHPTTGTEDNSSTILELAQLLDVYDHLYTGKNAESGQEVAQVDPQELVVPKLSERFTGLRAALVTSCPRVSSFAANLGFQVFQTNDFVPQSDSSGVTKEVGLINRAFDLLGFSDGNVQETSEFDLVFMHVAMENTSSKLGKLGMKTDLNRLEKLVGAVMEYAPVGSAIASRIHVSVILSYGSASGNKDGFSLLTSSTETDSDLNLLRPRQSYTMKAGHTLDDVRLHHPILLAQWQEGVTRVDLAKGFSFEEFMKRGGNLAMLAERFLHEVAFKLWKAPKYGA from the exons GCCGCGCGCTGGTCCTCTACGCCGCCGGCCACGCTGCGGTGCTCGCTCCCCCGGCGGGCTCCGCAGCCGCGGGGAGCCACCTCGACGCGTTCGCCTCCCGCGCCTCCTGCGGCCTTCTCACCCTCCGCTCCCCGCCGGCTTCCCATCCCACGACCG GCACCGAGGATAATAGCAGCACGATTCTGGAACTGGCGCAGCTGCTCGACGTTTACGATCATCTCTACACCGGAAAG AATGCGGAAAGTGGTCAAGAAGTTGCCCAAGTGGATCCACAGGAGCTAGTGGTTCCCAAGCTGTCTGAGAG GTTTACGGGCCTGAGAGCTGCCTTGGTCACCAGTTGCCCCCGTGTTAGCTCCTTTGCGGCGAATCTTGGTTTCCAAGTTTTTCAGACCAATGATTTCGTCCCACAATCTGACTCGTCCGGCGTTACTAAAGAGGTTGGATTGATCAACCGAGCATTTGATCTGCTAGGATTCTCGGATGGGAATGTGCAGGAAACATCTGAATTCGATCTAGTTTTCATGCATGTTGCCATGGAGAACACAAGCAGCAAGTTAGGAAAATTAGGAATGAAAACAGATCTCAATCGGCTGGAGAAATTAGTTGGTGCAGTCATGGAATATGCGCCTGTTGGTTCAGCTATTGCTTCACGTATTCATGTATCTGTGATTTTGAGCTATGGGTCTGCTTCTGGAAATAAGGATGGGTTTTCCCTATTGACCTCTTCAACCGAAACAGATTCAGACTTGAATCTACTGCGCCCACGCCAGAGCTACACAATGAAAGCAGGACATACATTAGATGATGTCAG ACTTCATCATCCAATTCTACTGGCACAGTGGCAGGAAGGAGTTACACGTGTTGATTTGGCTAAAGGGTTTTCTTTTGAGGAGTTTATGAAG CGTGGTGGAAACCTTGCTATGCTTGCTGAGCGCTTTCTACATGAGGTGGCATTTAAGCTCTGGAAAGCACCTAAATATGGGGCTTGA
- the LOC136466614 gene encoding FKBP12-interacting protein of 37 kDa, translating into MSSPWSPMSMEEDEEIQELDAEEQQVGEKPQQGDGQRQESTAEARAQQTGKKRARSAANSSTNPSNSRKSEAKIKVEESAPGAATGVILSLRESLQDCKQSLASCQVELEAAKSEIEKWHSAFQSVPAVPSGTSPDPVSVVSYLSNLKSSEESLKEQLEKAKKREAAYIVTFAKREQEIAELKSAVRDLKTQLRPPSMQTRRLLLDPAIHEEFTRLKNLVEEKERKIRELQDNVAAVNFTPSSKLGKMLMAKCRTLQEENEEIGAMASEGKIHELGMKIAVLKSQNNELRNQFDVLYKHMDGVTNDVERSNEMVSILQEELETKDLELARLKETLSQKEGTQDAPVEERDEAGNDQKTASDPLQVKVGS; encoded by the exons ATGTCCAGTCCGTGGAGCCCTATGAGTATGGAGGAAGACGAAGAGATCCAAGAGCTTGATGCCGAGGAGCAGCAGGTTGGTGAGAAGCCGCAGCAGGGTGATGGGCAGCGGCAGGAGTCGACAGCTGAAGCAAGGGCACAACAAACCGGAAAGAAACGTGCAAGATCAGCGGCCAATTCATCTACTAATCCCTCAAATTCTCGTAAATCTGAG GCAAAGATAAAGGTTGAGGAAAGTGCACCAGGAGCTGCGACAGGAGTGATTCTGTCTCTTCGTGAAAG TTTACAGGACTGTAAACAAAGCCTTGCATCCTGCCAG GTGGAACTGGAAGCTGCAAAATCAGAAATCGAGAAGTGGCATTCAGCATTTCAGAGCGTTCCAGCTGTACCTTCTGGTACCAGTCCAG ATCCTGTTTCAGTGGTGTCTTACCTCAGTAACCTGAAGTCATCAGAGGAGTCATTGAAGGAGCAG CTGGagaaagcaaagaaaagggaggcAGCTTATATAGTAACATTTGCAAAACGAGAGCAGGAGATTGCAGAACTGAAG TCTGCAGTTAGAGATTTAAAAACACAATTAAGGCCACCGTCAATGCAG ACAAGGAGATTATTGCTTGATCCAGCAATTCATGAGGAATTTACACGTTTAAAG AATCTTGtggaggagaaagagagaaaaataaGGGAGCTACAGGACAATGTTGCTGCTGTCAATTTTACTCCATCCAGCAAACTGGGAAAAATGCTAATGGCTAAATGTAGAACATTGCAAGAGGAAAATGAAGAGATTGGGGCGATGGCATCGGAAGGAAAA ATACATGAGCTTGGAATGAAAATTGCAGTTCTGAAGTCTCAGAACAATGAGCTCAGGAATCAATTTGATG TTTTGTATAAACACATGGACGGTGTAACAAATGACGTGGAGAGATCAAACGAAATG GTGTCCATCCTGCAAGAGGAGTTAGAAACTAAGGATTTGGAGCTAGCCAGATTGAAGGAGACGCTTTCCCAGAAAGAAGGTACTCAAGACGCTCCGGTGGAAGAGAGGGACGAAGCTGGAAATGATCAGAAGACAGCTTCAGATCCACTGCAAGTGAAAGTGGGAAGTTAA